A single genomic interval of Pseudorca crassidens isolate mPseCra1 chromosome 19, mPseCra1.hap1, whole genome shotgun sequence harbors:
- the TEX19 gene encoding testis-expressed protein 19, translating to MCPPVSLRCEAEGLSYLYTSWMYELQHGSQLRVCFACFKAAFLDLGQVLEVEDWEDEDWGPELMEHIEAGSEQGSSPGMGPSWGLAQGHPAQGGSVDWGWGTLALGLVESDEEDLDLDEHFMPTELEPQDATPLGLGAEDADWTQSLPWRFGGLPTCSHWPSPSPWQAFFSVDLPPAGAHGVGAGHHPGHGPC from the coding sequence ATGTGCCCCCCGGTCAGCCTGCGGTGTGAGGCGGAGGGGCTGTCCTACCTGTACACGTCCTGGATGTATGAGCTTCAACACGGCAGCCAGCTGAGGGTCTGCTTCGCTTGCTTCAAGGCTGCCTTTCTGGACCTTGGACAGGTGCTGGAGGTGGAAGACTGGGAAGATGAAGATTGGGGCCCTGAGCTGATGGAGCACATTGAGGCAGGGTCTGAGCAGGGGTCATCCCCGGGGATGGGCCCAAGCTGGGGGCTGGCCCAAGGGCACCCTGCACAGGGTGGGTCTGTGGACTGGGGCTGGGGCACCCTGGCGTTAGGCCTCGTGGAGTCAGACGAGGAGGACCTGGACCTGGACGAGCACTTTATGCCCACCGAGCTGGAGCCTCAGGATGCCACACCCCTGGGCCTGGGGGCTGAGGATGCTGACTGGACCCAAAGCCTTCCCTGGAGATTCGGGGGACTCCCTACCTGCTCACACTGGCCAAGCCCTTCTCCATGGCAGGCGTTTTTCAGCGTGGACCTGCCCCCGGCGGGAGCCCATGGCGTTGGAGCTGGGCACCACCCGGGCCACGGGCCCTGTTGA